One window of the Mycobacteriales bacterium genome contains the following:
- a CDS encoding sterol desaturase family protein — MSPGTAVLLAAIPMFVILLAVEALSFRFDPDEDMRGYYWRDSVASVSMGFGFLVIEVGWKIVSLAAYVGVYELTPLRLSPHDWWTWVALFFADDFVYYWYHRAHHEIRVLWASHVVHHSSERYNLSTALRQTWTPFTVVPFYVPLAAIGIPPWMILLEQSVSLIYQFWIHTERIGKLPRWFEYVWNTPSHHRVHHGSNAAYLDRNYGGILIIWDRLFATFTAEAERVRYGLTKNISTYNPLRVAFHEYAAIWSDVAGARRLRDRLAHLTRGPGWAPAHVELAVR; from the coding sequence ATGAGCCCTGGAACGGCGGTGCTGCTGGCCGCGATCCCGATGTTCGTGATCCTGCTCGCGGTCGAGGCGCTGTCCTTCCGGTTCGACCCGGACGAGGACATGCGGGGCTACTACTGGCGCGACAGTGTGGCGAGCGTGTCGATGGGCTTCGGGTTCCTGGTCATCGAAGTCGGCTGGAAGATCGTGTCGCTCGCGGCGTACGTCGGGGTCTACGAGCTGACGCCACTGCGGTTGTCGCCGCACGACTGGTGGACCTGGGTCGCGCTCTTCTTCGCCGACGACTTCGTCTACTACTGGTATCACCGGGCGCACCACGAGATCCGCGTGTTGTGGGCCAGCCACGTGGTCCATCACTCGAGCGAGCGCTACAACCTCTCGACGGCGCTGCGCCAGACCTGGACCCCGTTCACGGTGGTCCCGTTCTACGTGCCGCTCGCCGCGATCGGCATCCCGCCGTGGATGATCCTGCTCGAGCAGTCGGTCAGCCTAATCTACCAGTTCTGGATCCACACCGAGCGGATCGGCAAGCTCCCGCGCTGGTTCGAGTACGTCTGGAACACCCCGTCGCACCACCGGGTGCACCACGGCTCCAACGCGGCCTACCTCGACCGCAACTACGGCGGCATCCTGATCATTTGGGACCGGCTGTTCGCCACCTTCACCGCCGAAGCCGAGCGGGTCCGTTACGGGCTGACCAAGAACATCTCGACCTACAACCCACTGCGGGTCGCCTTCCACGAGTACGCCGCGATCTGGTCTGACGTCGCCGGCGCCCGGCGGCTGCGCGACCGGCTTGCACACCTCACCCGCGGACCGGGGTGGGCACCGGCACACGTCGAGCTCGCCGTCCGATGA